One Lacticaseibacillus rhamnosus genomic window carries:
- a CDS encoding ABC transporter substrate-binding protein has protein sequence MAKKFLKTIISTGMIAASVLALSGCATKSAANKGNTAGSTIKIGVNMELSGAVAGYGEQEKQGVELAVKQINAAGGIKVGNSKKKITAIYRDNKSSTSGAASVAAQLANSDKAVAIVGPATTNDGTASIPNVTKAGVPMVGPSATDPNFTLQKNGSVQKYVFRACFTDAFQGEKAAVFANDTLKAKNIAIIADNSTDYGTGLAKAFKKKFAGKVVATEYYQSGDKDFNAMLTNIKNKKIDAIYAPGYYSELGLVIKQARQAGIKVPIIGADGMADPKLAKIAGAENATDIYYTTPFSTLSANRSSLVKNFLANYKKQYNANAPTFSALAYDSVYMIKQAIEDQKSADSASIAKGLAKIKNMPGVTGTTTIDSKHNPEKPIAVEELTQGKITKAYTVK, from the coding sequence ATGGCGAAAAAGTTTCTAAAGACGATTATCAGCACAGGGATGATTGCGGCATCAGTATTGGCCTTATCAGGATGTGCGACCAAAAGTGCTGCGAATAAGGGTAACACGGCGGGCAGCACCATTAAGATTGGGGTCAATATGGAATTATCCGGGGCTGTAGCTGGCTATGGCGAACAGGAAAAGCAAGGCGTTGAGTTGGCGGTCAAACAGATTAATGCAGCAGGTGGCATTAAGGTTGGCAACAGCAAGAAGAAGATCACGGCGATTTATCGTGATAACAAGTCCTCAACCAGCGGAGCCGCATCCGTTGCTGCTCAGTTGGCTAATAGTGATAAGGCGGTCGCAATCGTAGGGCCGGCAACCACTAACGACGGCACGGCATCCATCCCGAATGTAACAAAGGCTGGGGTGCCAATGGTTGGACCAAGCGCGACGGATCCAAACTTTACCTTGCAAAAAAATGGCAGCGTTCAAAAGTATGTTTTCCGCGCTTGTTTCACCGATGCCTTCCAGGGTGAAAAAGCAGCAGTCTTTGCTAACGATACCTTGAAAGCTAAAAACATTGCAATCATCGCTGATAACTCGACTGATTACGGAACCGGTTTGGCAAAAGCATTCAAAAAGAAGTTCGCCGGCAAAGTGGTCGCGACCGAGTATTATCAATCCGGCGATAAAGACTTTAACGCGATGCTGACGAATATCAAAAATAAAAAAATTGATGCCATTTACGCACCTGGCTATTATTCAGAGCTTGGCCTTGTGATCAAACAAGCGCGGCAGGCAGGCATTAAGGTGCCAATTATTGGTGCCGATGGGATGGCTGATCCAAAACTTGCCAAGATTGCCGGAGCCGAAAATGCAACTGATATTTATTACACCACGCCATTTTCAACGTTGAGTGCAAATCGCAGCAGCTTGGTTAAGAACTTCCTGGCTAACTACAAGAAGCAATACAACGCAAATGCCCCGACGTTCTCGGCACTGGCTTATGATTCGGTTTACATGATCAAGCAAGCGATTGAAGATCAAAAGTCTGCTGATTCGGCTAGCATCGCAAAGGGCCTAGCTAAGATCAAGAATATGCCCGGCGTTACCGGTACGACGACTATTGACAGCAAGCATAATCCGGAAAAGCCGATCGCGGTTGAAGAATTGACACAAGGCAAAATCACAAAGGCGTAT